In bacterium, one genomic interval encodes:
- a CDS encoding integration host factor subunit beta, which translates to MTKADLVEKVAEKTGLTRTDVAVVVDSFLDTVKKSVENGHNIEIRGFGTFKIKLRKARKARNPRTGDVVPVPDRKVPVFKPSNEFKNMITKLSL; encoded by the coding sequence GTGACAAAAGCGGACCTAGTCGAGAAAGTGGCAGAAAAGACCGGCCTAACACGCACGGACGTGGCCGTAGTGGTTGACTCGTTTCTTGATACGGTGAAAAAATCGGTTGAGAACGGTCACAACATTGAGATCAGAGGGTTTGGCACCTTCAAGATCAAACTGCGCAAAGCACGCAAGGCGCGGAACCCCCGCACTGGCGATGTCGTGCCGGTTCCGGATCGGAAAGTTCCGGTCTTCAAACCGTCGAACGAATTCAAAAACATGATCACTAAACTGTCCTTGTAA
- a CDS encoding transglycosylase SLT domain-containing protein → MLMMGLLGGCSSGRAGADQSRFRSETRTQSPNTPDQAKKTAAVGDQEPINAEDTLLAEESGTEINGFTTPVPGPYQPSDAETSNDYGPESDEFWAAIQRAEEYHTMGVLANREGSWEEAQYYFERGLNTLANLDFVTDSQLTPEAVKYSTLVDNIISDYRVSLRSLGRLDDEAAPSAIIERFGDIEEGIRQDSMKVYTDELGPVTYDLPLEMNARVKKSIVYFQTVAKDAFTRYLTRSKKYEKLFKTTLSKHGLPHDLVYLCLVESGYNPHAYSWARAMGLWQFIASTGKIYGLERNWWIDERKDPVKATDAAARFLKELHQKFGKWDLAMAAYNGGPGRVDRTIKAQKTNDFWKLRLRQQTMDYVPLIYAATYIAKEPEKYGFVNIEFEPEITWDEVEIDRPLELKTVADALGCSTEELKTLNPELLRSVTPPNTKDYVLKVPTGMRSKFLAAYESMESAKTATWARHKVKKKETLAKIANRYGVSQYAILEANNMSKGTKLKTGTELIIPVPVGQGTSSESSSRARREYKASNGVYSVRSGGTENGEE, encoded by the coding sequence ATGCTGATGATGGGTCTGTTGGGCGGCTGTTCGAGTGGACGAGCCGGGGCAGATCAATCCCGATTCCGCAGCGAAACGCGCACGCAATCGCCAAATACTCCAGACCAAGCTAAGAAGACCGCAGCGGTCGGCGACCAGGAACCAATCAATGCCGAGGATACGTTGCTGGCGGAAGAATCCGGCACGGAGATCAACGGTTTCACCACACCGGTCCCTGGCCCATACCAGCCGTCCGATGCTGAAACATCGAACGATTATGGTCCTGAATCCGATGAATTCTGGGCGGCTATTCAGCGGGCCGAAGAATACCACACTATGGGTGTTCTGGCCAACCGAGAGGGAAGCTGGGAAGAGGCCCAATACTATTTCGAACGCGGCCTGAATACGCTGGCCAATCTGGATTTTGTTACCGATTCGCAATTGACGCCTGAGGCGGTCAAGTATTCGACGCTGGTTGATAACATCATCAGCGATTACCGCGTCTCACTCCGCTCGCTGGGACGTCTCGACGATGAGGCGGCGCCCTCGGCGATTATCGAACGATTTGGCGATATCGAAGAAGGTATCCGCCAGGACTCGATGAAGGTTTATACGGACGAACTGGGTCCGGTCACCTATGATCTTCCGCTGGAGATGAATGCGCGGGTGAAGAAGTCGATCGTCTATTTCCAGACGGTCGCCAAAGATGCCTTTACGCGCTATCTGACGCGCTCCAAGAAATACGAAAAGCTTTTCAAGACGACACTCTCCAAGCATGGACTGCCGCATGACCTGGTATATCTCTGCCTGGTGGAGTCGGGATACAATCCGCACGCCTATTCCTGGGCGAGGGCGATGGGGCTCTGGCAGTTCATCGCGTCGACTGGAAAGATCTATGGGCTGGAACGGAACTGGTGGATCGACGAACGGAAAGATCCGGTAAAGGCTACCGATGCGGCTGCTCGTTTCCTTAAGGAACTGCATCAGAAATTCGGGAAGTGGGATCTGGCCATGGCCGCCTATAACGGTGGACCGGGGCGAGTCGATCGAACCATTAAAGCGCAGAAGACGAATGACTTCTGGAAACTCCGCCTGCGTCAGCAGACCATGGATTATGTCCCCTTGATCTACGCGGCAACGTATATCGCGAAAGAGCCTGAGAAATACGGTTTTGTGAACATTGAGTTTGAGCCGGAGATCACCTGGGATGAAGTAGAGATAGATCGTCCGCTTGAGCTCAAGACGGTGGCCGATGCGTTGGGGTGTTCGACCGAAGAACTGAAAACGCTTAATCCCGAGTTGCTGCGGAGCGTTACTCCGCCCAACACCAAAGACTATGTATTGAAAGTGCCGACCGGCATGCGCTCGAAATTCCTGGCGGCCTATGAGTCGATGGAATCAGCCAAGACGGCGACCTGGGCACGTCACAAAGTCAAAAAGAAAGAGACGCTGGCCAAGATCGCCAATCGCTACGGGGTATCGCAGTATGCGATCCTCGAGGCTAATAATATGTCGAAGGGGACGAAGCTGAAGACGGGGACCGAACTGATCATCCCGGTACCGGTTGGTCAGGGAACATCATCCGAATCCAGCTCGCGCGCCAGACGTGAATACAAAGCATCCAATGGTGTCTATTCGGTTCGCTCCGGGGGTACCGAAAACGGAGAAGAGTAA
- the purE gene encoding 5-(carboxyamino)imidazole ribonucleotide mutase has protein sequence MPKVLIIVGSKSDLEYAETCRAELTKLAIEGSIEVSSAHRHPERTGDLTVNAASRGFEVIVAMAGLSAALPGVAAAHSLLPVIGVPLPAALNGLDSLLSVTQMPPGIPVAGVAIGTPGAKNAAILAARILALKYPDVKAALESHRKSL, from the coding sequence ATGCCGAAAGTACTGATCATAGTTGGGTCCAAGTCGGACCTCGAGTATGCTGAGACCTGCAGGGCCGAACTGACCAAGCTGGCGATCGAAGGATCGATCGAGGTCTCCTCTGCCCATCGTCATCCGGAGAGAACCGGGGACCTCACGGTGAATGCCGCTTCGCGCGGCTTTGAAGTGATCGTCGCCATGGCTGGGCTCTCTGCCGCACTCCCCGGAGTGGCGGCCGCACATTCGTTACTGCCGGTCATCGGCGTCCCATTACCGGCAGCGCTGAATGGCCTTGATTCACTATTGTCCGTGACTCAGATGCCTCCGGGTATCCCGGTTGCGGGTGTGGCTATCGGAACTCCCGGCGCTAAGAATGCAGCCATTTTGGCTGCCCGGATCCTGGCGCTTAAGTACCCCGACGTCAAAGCCGCCCTGGAATCGCACCGCAAATCGCTCTGA
- a CDS encoding tetratricopeptide repeat protein yields MVTNRHIGGIARVLILCLCVFAATTTSLFAQTDAAKAAYNEGQTAKQAKNYDAAVAAYKKAIEADASYYDAYLNLGVVYFATEKYDDAVQNFKLATEKKPDNTEAFVNLAKVQSVLKRYPESIQAFEGAVKNSATLADSAAMMLEIAKVQGKAGDQPAVIATIEKIHTWNAATDETWYALGKAYEREKNTKSAMNAYEQSLALKADNAQAHFAIGNLHLQAEKYALAAEQFKSALQDDPKNYKAAYNYAFATETLNPDSIDVHLTNWQEYIRLAKNQPKAQDDVAIATQHVKELQAAKAAKAGN; encoded by the coding sequence ATGGTAACAAATCGCCACATCGGCGGCATCGCGCGAGTTCTGATCCTCTGCCTCTGCGTCTTTGCTGCCACCACCACCTCACTCTTTGCGCAGACGGATGCCGCCAAAGCAGCCTATAATGAAGGGCAGACGGCCAAACAGGCTAAGAACTACGATGCCGCTGTCGCCGCGTATAAGAAGGCTATCGAGGCCGACGCCTCCTACTATGATGCCTACCTCAATCTCGGCGTCGTTTATTTCGCCACCGAGAAGTATGATGATGCGGTTCAGAATTTCAAACTGGCGACGGAAAAGAAGCCGGACAATACCGAAGCTTTCGTCAACCTCGCCAAAGTACAATCTGTCCTCAAGCGTTACCCGGAATCGATCCAGGCTTTCGAAGGCGCGGTCAAAAACTCCGCTACGCTTGCGGATAGCGCCGCGATGATGCTGGAGATAGCCAAAGTGCAGGGGAAAGCGGGCGACCAGCCTGCTGTGATCGCGACCATCGAAAAAATCCACACATGGAATGCGGCCACTGATGAAACCTGGTATGCACTTGGTAAGGCTTACGAGCGGGAGAAAAATACCAAGTCCGCGATGAATGCCTATGAACAGTCGCTTGCCTTGAAGGCGGACAATGCTCAAGCCCACTTCGCCATCGGCAACCTGCATCTGCAGGCGGAGAAATACGCACTTGCGGCCGAGCAGTTCAAGAGCGCGCTCCAGGATGATCCGAAAAATTACAAGGCCGCTTACAACTACGCGTTTGCAACCGAAACGCTCAACCCGGACAGCATCGACGTTCATCTGACCAACTGGCAGGAATATATTCGCCTGGCGAAGAACCAGCCAAAGGCCCAGGATGATGTTGCCATTGCCACTCAGCATGTCAAAGAGCTGCAGGCTGCCAAAGCGGCCAAAGCCGGCAACTAG
- a CDS encoding T9SS type A sorting domain-containing protein, protein MKQNLIPRILLLSVLAIAPGAHADFVDLLVNDDNLATTHERPRVAVAPSGSFAIVWADQRSGQSDIYFQRISLAGTRINSNQLMNLDTLSGWQAYPALGAAASGQYTAVWQDFRNSSYPYDPDVYHQRTDSSGSPIGENISLTVELPDSLKEAPDLAIASDGTGMVVWADYRNRNWDIFGQFLAADGSRIGNNFKINDDVTSAQQHGARVSVAPGGWYAVVWYDNRQGSDDIFVQMYSANGVKRGSNLRANSDISSARQAFPDIAADGRGRFHVVWTDWRNGSYPTNPDVYYRKFDTLFQALTIDTRLNTDGSTRPQRDPAVAADRMGNVGMVWADSTASSWDVMGQILDADGAVRVASTRMHTPSDSAQLQPDIALDGRYRYVTWSDKRLGRFDIYTAVAKYNDPHVAATPASLSFSMNPGGPLPSAQTVVVEHAGLNSLHFSAVSSQSWLQVSPASGTTPDTLSFSVTSLLPEGIHSAEVRIVDTDNGDSSLVVTVTVNSAVSVSADSVICGAVSCLPVDSTDLPIEIYLESAARGMVIPLTWDSSYFAIGSVTLTPTLASRATAQLASNEAGSTCVVVTANPGDSLPSGKYEAMNLRILTTASEGFSPLDSITLDSFSLHIAAMDGSWSRPLFIPGEVTVSSTTDVGDPEPPHSLPQFGLEQNYPNPFNGSTVIRYSLVERSSVRLEIFNVLGQSIRVLSVGELSAGEHSLVWDGRTLNGRDAPSGIYFYRLLAGESSQVRKMILLK, encoded by the coding sequence ATGAAACAGAATTTAATCCCTCGCATTCTGCTCCTGAGCGTGCTGGCCATAGCCCCGGGAGCACACGCCGATTTTGTTGACTTGCTGGTCAATGACGACAATCTCGCCACCACGCATGAGCGACCGCGCGTCGCGGTGGCACCCTCAGGCAGTTTCGCTATCGTCTGGGCCGATCAACGAAGTGGCCAGAGCGATATCTACTTCCAGCGCATTTCCCTTGCCGGGACGCGCATCAACTCGAACCAACTCATGAATCTCGATACGCTGAGCGGATGGCAGGCATATCCTGCATTAGGTGCGGCTGCCTCGGGACAGTATACCGCAGTCTGGCAGGATTTCAGAAACAGCAGCTATCCGTATGATCCGGATGTGTATCACCAGCGGACCGATTCATCGGGCAGTCCGATCGGCGAGAATATCTCACTGACAGTCGAATTGCCTGATTCTCTGAAAGAGGCTCCCGATCTGGCGATCGCATCCGATGGCACCGGGATGGTGGTCTGGGCGGATTACCGGAATCGAAACTGGGATATCTTCGGTCAGTTTCTGGCGGCGGATGGTTCGCGCATCGGAAACAACTTCAAGATCAACGATGATGTCACTTCTGCGCAGCAACATGGTGCGCGAGTGTCTGTGGCTCCCGGCGGATGGTATGCTGTCGTCTGGTACGACAACCGTCAGGGGAGTGATGATATTTTCGTCCAGATGTATTCAGCCAATGGGGTCAAGCGCGGGAGTAATCTCCGCGCTAATTCCGATATCAGTTCTGCGCGACAGGCATTTCCGGATATTGCGGCCGATGGCCGCGGGAGATTTCATGTCGTCTGGACCGACTGGCGCAACGGGAGTTATCCGACCAATCCTGATGTTTACTATCGCAAATTTGATACGCTGTTTCAGGCGTTGACGATCGACACGCGTTTGAACACCGATGGGTCAACACGCCCGCAGCGCGACCCGGCCGTCGCGGCTGACCGCATGGGGAATGTGGGGATGGTCTGGGCCGATTCGACGGCTTCCTCGTGGGATGTGATGGGGCAAATACTGGATGCCGATGGTGCCGTTCGCGTCGCCTCCACGCGCATGCATACTCCTTCAGACAGTGCGCAATTACAGCCGGATATTGCCCTCGATGGACGGTACCGGTATGTCACCTGGTCCGATAAACGGTTGGGGCGGTTTGATATTTACACGGCCGTCGCAAAGTACAACGATCCACATGTGGCGGCCACGCCGGCATCGCTGTCGTTTAGTATGAATCCCGGTGGTCCGCTCCCGTCGGCGCAAACGGTGGTGGTTGAACATGCCGGGCTAAACAGTCTGCATTTTTCGGCGGTCTCATCGCAAAGCTGGCTGCAAGTGTCTCCGGCATCGGGGACAACACCGGATACTCTCTCATTCTCGGTCACTTCACTCCTTCCCGAGGGAATTCACTCTGCCGAAGTACGGATTGTTGACACCGACAATGGTGACTCATCGCTGGTAGTAACGGTGACTGTGAATTCGGCCGTGTCGGTCAGCGCGGACTCGGTCATCTGTGGGGCGGTCAGTTGTCTTCCTGTTGACTCGACCGATCTGCCGATTGAGATCTATCTGGAGAGCGCAGCAAGAGGAATGGTCATACCGCTAACGTGGGACAGCAGTTACTTCGCAATCGGGTCTGTAACGCTCACTCCGACGCTTGCATCGCGTGCAACGGCGCAGTTGGCCTCAAATGAAGCAGGGAGTACCTGCGTGGTAGTTACGGCAAACCCAGGCGACAGTTTACCGTCAGGGAAATACGAAGCGATGAACCTGCGGATACTGACCACCGCATCGGAAGGCTTTAGCCCACTGGATAGTATCACGCTCGATAGCTTCAGTCTACACATAGCGGCCATGGATGGAAGCTGGTCGCGCCCTCTGTTTATTCCAGGGGAGGTCACGGTCAGCAGTACGACTGATGTTGGCGATCCGGAGCCACCGCATAGTTTGCCGCAGTTCGGTCTGGAACAGAACTATCCGAATCCGTTCAATGGATCGACGGTGATCAGGTATTCGCTGGTGGAACGGTCCTCAGTTCGCCTTGAAATATTCAATGTTCTAGGGCAATCGATTCGAGTGCTTTCGGTCGGAGAATTGTCCGCTGGTGAACACTCACTGGTCTGGGATGGACGGACGCTCAATGGGCGCGATGCGCCATCCGGTATCTACTTTTACCGGTTACTGGCGGGAGAATCCAGCCAGGTCCGGAAAATGATCCTGTTGAAGTAG
- the purD gene encoding phosphoribosylamine--glycine ligase — protein MNILVIGSGGREHALIWKLKQSRKVDKIFCAPGNGGISQIAKCVNIKADATRSLIEFAQRNKIDLTVVGPEQPLSVGVVDDFQRRKLRIFGPDKKAAQLESSKVFSKEFMRQYHIPTAPFRVFTSFAEAVGFCNSAEFPLVIKADGLAAGKGVAVVKDVAQATIALEEMMIKKIFGKAGERIVIESFLSGTEVSIMAVTDGKVIVPLLPSQDHKRALDNDRGPNTGGMGAYCPVDFITPEILEQVQEHVLLPTINGLRNEGITYSGVLYAGLMLTEAGPKVLEFNCRFGDPETQVVLPLLKTDLVDIMMAVVDGKVGNMPKLDWRKGAAACVIMASKGYPGNYRKGIPINGLESLKDNNSPVFHAGTKRENNRYFTTGGRVLGVTGIDADLKSAIDRAYGTVKKIRFDGAMFRRDIGAKAFPQKAETTK, from the coding sequence ATGAATATACTGGTAATAGGCTCCGGCGGTCGTGAACACGCCCTCATCTGGAAATTGAAGCAATCCAGGAAGGTCGACAAGATCTTCTGTGCCCCCGGAAACGGCGGCATCTCCCAGATCGCCAAGTGCGTGAATATCAAAGCCGATGCTACCCGAAGCTTGATCGAGTTCGCCCAGCGCAACAAAATCGACCTGACGGTCGTGGGCCCCGAACAACCGCTCTCGGTCGGCGTGGTCGATGATTTCCAGCGGCGCAAACTCCGCATCTTTGGTCCCGACAAAAAGGCGGCTCAACTGGAGAGCTCCAAAGTCTTCTCCAAAGAGTTCATGCGGCAATATCATATCCCCACTGCCCCGTTCAGGGTCTTCACCTCATTTGCCGAAGCAGTCGGATTCTGCAATTCCGCTGAATTCCCTTTGGTGATCAAGGCCGATGGTCTGGCGGCGGGCAAAGGGGTCGCTGTTGTCAAAGATGTCGCTCAGGCAACCATCGCCCTTGAAGAGATGATGATCAAAAAGATCTTCGGCAAAGCCGGCGAACGGATCGTCATCGAATCCTTCCTGTCGGGCACCGAAGTTTCAATCATGGCAGTTACCGATGGCAAGGTCATTGTTCCACTATTGCCAAGTCAGGATCATAAGCGCGCACTCGACAATGACCGCGGTCCCAACACCGGCGGCATGGGCGCGTATTGTCCGGTCGATTTCATTACTCCCGAGATCCTTGAACAGGTGCAGGAGCATGTTTTACTTCCGACCATCAATGGACTGCGCAATGAAGGGATCACTTATTCCGGAGTGCTCTACGCTGGACTAATGCTAACTGAAGCTGGCCCGAAAGTGCTCGAATTCAATTGCCGCTTCGGTGACCCGGAAACCCAGGTCGTTTTGCCTTTGCTCAAAACCGATCTGGTGGACATCATGATGGCGGTTGTCGATGGTAAGGTCGGAAATATGCCCAAGCTCGACTGGCGTAAAGGCGCTGCCGCCTGTGTGATCATGGCCTCCAAGGGCTACCCAGGGAACTACCGAAAGGGAATTCCGATTAATGGCCTTGAGTCGCTCAAAGATAACAATTCCCCGGTCTTTCATGCCGGCACCAAGCGGGAAAATAACCGCTATTTCACCACCGGTGGACGGGTGCTTGGTGTGACGGGGATCGATGCCGACTTAAAGAGCGCGATCGACCGCGCCTACGGTACGGTCAAAAAGATCAGATTTGATGGCGCCATGTTCCGTCGCGATATCGGCGCCAAGGCCTTTCCTCAAAAAGCGGAGACGACCAAATAG
- the sppA gene encoding signal peptide peptidase SppA: MARRRDVIIGVIIAVGGLMAIGMFALMLFGMAATSSGGFDFGTIGGNGIGVIEVYGAIDDGLARQVIRQLERFTDNSSVQAIVVHVNSPGGGVAPSQEIYDAMLRARDEKPVVVSMASVAASGGYYIACAGDRIVANPGTLTGSIGVIFQFHTFQDLMGKVGVGTETVKSGELKDVGSYARPMTDKEREMLNSVVQSTYEQFVEVVSSSREMEKTEIYPLADGSVYTGLQAYNLGLIDTLGGLHEAVNLAADLAEISGEPTVIRPTYREKVSIFDLLGETLSKVNNAVDQKLAGPSLLYLYQ; encoded by the coding sequence ATGGCACGACGTCGCGATGTGATCATTGGAGTGATCATCGCCGTGGGGGGACTCATGGCGATCGGCATGTTTGCACTGATGCTGTTCGGCATGGCTGCAACCAGTTCGGGTGGATTTGATTTCGGCACGATCGGCGGTAATGGGATCGGCGTGATCGAAGTGTATGGGGCGATCGATGATGGGTTGGCTCGGCAGGTGATCCGACAGCTCGAAAGATTCACCGACAATAGTTCAGTTCAGGCGATCGTGGTGCATGTTAACTCACCCGGTGGCGGAGTTGCGCCATCGCAGGAGATCTATGATGCGATGCTGCGCGCCCGCGACGAGAAGCCGGTTGTGGTCTCCATGGCGTCGGTAGCAGCTTCAGGTGGTTACTATATCGCGTGCGCGGGTGACCGGATCGTGGCCAACCCAGGAACGCTGACCGGCTCAATCGGCGTCATCTTCCAGTTCCATACCTTCCAGGACCTGATGGGGAAGGTCGGGGTCGGAACCGAGACCGTGAAGTCCGGGGAGCTCAAGGATGTCGGCTCGTATGCCCGTCCGATGACCGATAAAGAGCGGGAAATGCTCAATTCGGTGGTCCAGAGCACCTACGAGCAGTTCGTCGAGGTGGTCTCCTCGAGCCGGGAGATGGAGAAGACTGAGATCTACCCATTGGCGGATGGCTCTGTCTATACTGGATTGCAGGCCTACAACTTAGGGCTTATTGATACGTTGGGTGGACTGCATGAAGCAGTCAATTTGGCGGCCGATTTGGCGGAGATTTCGGGAGAGCCGACGGTGATCCGTCCGACCTATCGAGAAAAAGTTTCCATCTTTGACCTGTTGGGGGAGACCCTGAGTAAGGTCAATAATGCGGTAGATCAGAAGCTGGCGGGACCGAGCCTGCTCTATCTCTATCAGTGA
- a CDS encoding LysM peptidoglycan-binding domain-containing protein, with translation MVSIRFAPGVPKTEKSKSSSATSSNKKSNNPKVYVVRSGDTISEIAKKFGTSTSKIRKMNKMGKSSRIFVGQQLVISEGAAVSEYVVYQVRRGDTLGEIAAKYKTTVSKILADNNALDPLSLQVGEQIRIYME, from the coding sequence ATGGTGTCTATTCGGTTCGCTCCGGGGGTACCGAAAACGGAGAAGAGTAAGTCGTCATCCGCGACTTCCTCGAACAAGAAAAGCAATAATCCGAAAGTCTACGTAGTACGTTCGGGTGACACGATCTCGGAGATCGCCAAAAAGTTTGGGACTTCGACCAGCAAGATCCGTAAGATGAACAAAATGGGGAAGAGCTCCCGCATCTTTGTTGGACAGCAACTGGTGATCAGTGAGGGTGCGGCGGTTTCGGAGTATGTCGTGTACCAGGTGCGCCGAGGCGACACGCTGGGCGAGATCGCGGCGAAATACAAAACGACGGTTTCGAAAATACTGGCAGACAACAATGCGCTCGACCCGCTCTCCTTGCAGGTCGGCGAACAGATCAGAATTTATATGGAATAG
- a CDS encoding immune inhibitor A — translation MYRPFVLSLFFCLLVAGTTVAEQATISKIVVDRITKSQYLDLASLGLDVVEAEGDRFEILAKPGDRQKLQQLGIPYQVEHEDLSLFYAERAAVPNGGFRTFAQIVALLDSLSAARPDIMTAKFSIGQSVEGEEIWVVKVSDNPNVDENEPEVFYNSYIHAREPAGAAALLNVLRHLIANYGIDPEVTDIVDTRELYFMPVVNPDGVKYNESTNPDGGGLWRKNRRNTGSAFGVDLNRNFAFKWGYDDIGSSPSASSEVYRGPSAFSEIETQLLRDFVISRNFSVCNNIHTYSNLVIWPYGYDRIYSHQEDFFQELGDSLTQYNGYAPDVSWTLYPTNGAADDWMWGDTISKPRFVSFTTEIGGNTDGFWPAPARIPALEAENLYPNLFLAKIADNPLQLAPPARAVVSVPDSVGTTYTVTWQTADSINQPVSYALYELSSKQTITDIAESNDGYWSTEKMTLSSARKRSGNFSWHSQNTNKAHHWLLSQTPYKVQTGDSLVFWLWYDLETDWDYFYAQISIDGGFDFINLPNSRTTNSDPNNLNLGNGITGSSGGWVRVAYDISAYAGKEVFIRLTQFTDSFSLNEGVYIDDIENVDIFGSEVLVSAAIVDTEYTFTGHASGDFWYRVTGTDAENQVSRKSTLAGTTVYQGIIIGDLNGDMLIDISDLSYLISYLLGLVSAPVPLERANVNCAGPVDISDLSRMISFMVGQSPAPSCP, via the coding sequence ATGTATCGCCCGTTCGTACTGTCCCTGTTTTTCTGTTTACTCGTCGCGGGTACGACTGTCGCTGAGCAAGCAACCATTTCCAAGATCGTCGTCGATCGTATCACCAAATCACAATATCTCGATCTGGCCAGTTTGGGGTTGGATGTGGTCGAGGCAGAGGGGGACCGATTCGAGATCCTGGCCAAACCAGGGGACCGACAGAAACTCCAGCAACTCGGCATTCCATACCAGGTAGAACATGAGGACCTTTCGCTATTCTACGCGGAGCGAGCGGCCGTGCCGAACGGAGGGTTCCGGACATTTGCGCAAATAGTAGCGCTCCTTGACTCTCTCTCCGCCGCACGCCCCGATATCATGACCGCGAAGTTTTCGATCGGCCAATCGGTGGAGGGAGAAGAGATCTGGGTAGTCAAAGTTTCGGATAATCCAAATGTCGATGAAAACGAGCCGGAAGTTTTCTACAATAGTTATATCCACGCACGCGAGCCTGCCGGAGCCGCCGCTCTCTTGAATGTGCTTCGCCATCTGATCGCCAATTATGGGATCGATCCGGAAGTAACGGATATCGTCGATACCCGGGAGCTCTACTTCATGCCGGTGGTTAACCCGGACGGCGTGAAATACAACGAGTCGACCAATCCGGATGGTGGCGGGTTGTGGCGGAAGAACCGCCGGAACACCGGTAGCGCTTTTGGAGTAGATCTGAACCGGAATTTTGCATTCAAGTGGGGATATGACGATATCGGTTCGTCACCCAGCGCGAGCAGTGAAGTCTACCGCGGACCCTCGGCGTTCTCTGAAATAGAGACGCAGCTACTCAGGGATTTCGTGATCTCGCGTAATTTCTCGGTCTGCAACAATATCCACACCTATTCGAACCTCGTTATCTGGCCATATGGCTATGACCGGATCTACTCCCATCAGGAAGATTTCTTTCAGGAATTAGGGGATTCGCTGACCCAGTACAATGGTTATGCGCCCGATGTAAGCTGGACGCTTTATCCGACCAACGGCGCCGCCGATGACTGGATGTGGGGAGATACGATCTCCAAGCCGAGGTTTGTCTCGTTCACGACTGAGATCGGCGGGAATACCGATGGCTTCTGGCCGGCGCCGGCCCGCATCCCGGCGCTTGAGGCAGAGAACCTGTATCCGAACCTCTTCCTGGCCAAGATCGCGGATAATCCATTGCAATTGGCGCCTCCGGCCCGGGCTGTCGTATCCGTGCCTGATTCAGTCGGCACAACTTATACGGTGACATGGCAAACGGCTGACAGCATCAATCAGCCGGTCAGTTACGCACTGTACGAACTGAGCAGCAAGCAGACGATCACTGATATCGCCGAATCCAACGATGGTTACTGGTCAACCGAAAAGATGACTTTGTCATCCGCGCGGAAGCGCAGTGGCAATTTCTCCTGGCATTCTCAGAACACTAATAAAGCGCATCACTGGCTGCTTTCGCAGACGCCGTACAAAGTGCAGACCGGCGACTCGCTGGTATTCTGGCTCTGGTATGATCTGGAGACTGACTGGGATTACTTTTATGCCCAGATATCAATCGATGGCGGCTTTGACTTCATTAATTTGCCGAATAGTCGGACCACTAATAGTGACCCGAACAATCTCAACCTGGGGAATGGTATCACCGGTTCATCCGGCGGCTGGGTCAGAGTCGCATACGACATTTCGGCGTATGCCGGGAAAGAAGTCTTTATCCGACTGACACAGTTCACCGATTCATTCTCGTTGAATGAAGGGGTCTACATTGATGATATTGAGAATGTGGATATCTTCGGGAGTGAGGTGCTGGTTTCAGCGGCGATAGTCGACACCGAGTACACGTTTACCGGACATGCCTCTGGCGACTTCTGGTATCGTGTGACGGGGACCGATGCTGAAAATCAGGTTAGCCGGAAGTCTACTCTGGCCGGGACGACCGTCTACCAGGGGATCATTATAGGCGATCTGAATGGGGATATGCTGATCGATATCAGCGACCTGAGCTACCTGATCTCGTACCTCCTCGGGCTGGTATCAGCGCCAGTCCCTCTGGAACGGGCGAATGTCAATTGTGCGGGACCGGTTGATATCAGCGACCTGTCGCGGATGATCTCTTTTATGGTGGGACAATCACCCGCGCCAAGTTGTCCATAA